Proteins from a genomic interval of Panthera uncia isolate 11264 chromosome C1 unlocalized genomic scaffold, Puncia_PCG_1.0 HiC_scaffold_4, whole genome shotgun sequence:
- the DNASE2B gene encoding deoxyribonuclease-2-beta isoform X1 gives MPQLCSRSSSSEIPDRHLTALQSARGQKFLHFAKSGSFLDDIFAAWMAQRLKTHLLTETWQRKSQELPSNCSLPYHVYNVKAIKISGHSYFSSYQDHAKWCVSQKKTKNHWTCIGDLNRSPHQAFRNGGFICTQNQHIYHAFQGLVLYYENCN, from the exons ATGCCCCAGTTGTGCTCCAGATCCAGCTCATCAGAGATCCCTGACCGGCACCTCACTGCACTTCAGTCAGCCCGGGGCCAAAAATTCCTCCATTTTGCAAAGTCTGGTTCTTTTCTTGACG ACATCTTTgcagcctggatggctcaacGGTTGAAGACGCATTTGCTAACAGAAACCTGGCAGCGAAAGAGCCAAGAGCTTCCTTCAAACTGCTCCCTTCCTTACCATGTCTACAATGTCAAAGCAATTAAGATATCTGGACACTCTTATTTCAGTTCTTACCAGGATCATGCCAAATGGTGTGTTTCCCAAAAGAAGACCAAAAATCACTGGACCTGCATTGGAGACTTAAATCGGAGCCCACACCAAGCCTTCAGAAACGGAGGATTCATTTGTACCCAGAATCAGCATATTTACCATGCATTTCAAGGATTGGTTTTGTACTATGAGAACTGTAACTAA